A single Gadus macrocephalus chromosome 22, ASM3116895v1 DNA region contains:
- the hcn3 gene encoding potassium/sodium hyperpolarization-activated cyclic nucleotide-gated channel 2 has translation MNSPNQGLDGHQSAWENPSCRATAEPNRHRSSWSSLRFSAWRSASQASRKTAEPVLSDVTKTLFTLVQTHNDEYTADPDGLLTPEEPDITSTNLTTPKAEETSLGVGAQSQAGVDDEPYADQSTFFQRQFGSMLQPGVNKFSLRMFGSQRGVAAEQARVKSFGVWIIHPYSDFRFYWDLVMLLLMMSNLVILPWGITFFEDQNTPPWITFNVLSDTLFLLDLIFNFRTGIPGEDGHIVLDPREIRSQYLRSWFAVDFISSIPVDYIFLIVDIESRLESTDVYRTARALRIVRFTKILSLLRLLRLSRLIRYIHQWEEIFHMTYDLASAVVRIVNLIGMMLLLCHWDGCMAFMVPMLQDFPPDCWVVKNNLVNSTWHLQYSYALFMAMSHMLCIGYGAHPPEGMSDVWMTIMSMIVGATCYAMFLGHATNLVQSLDASRRQYQDKYKQVEQYMSFHKLPADVRQRIHDYYEHRFQGKIFNEDSILGELSDPLKEEIVSFNCRGLVANMPLFANTDPHFVTVILTKLQFEVFQPGDLVIREGTLGRKMYFVQHGCLTVLPRGGKPLQLNDGAYFGEICLLTRGRRTASVRAETYCRLYSLSVDSFNEVLEEHPLMRSAFESVAIDRLDRAARRPSH, from the exons atgaatagcCCCAATCAAGGTTTAGACGGACATCAGAGCGCCTGGGAGAACCCCTCTTGTAGGGCGACCGCAGAGCCAAACAGACACCGCAGCAGTTGGAGCAGCCTCCGCTTCTCCGCCTGGAGGTCGGCCTCCCAGGCCTCCCGGAAGACGGCAGAACCGGTACTCAGTGACGTGACCAAGACGCTGTTTACCCTGGTCCAAACTCACAACGACGAATACACCGCGGACCCCGACGGCCTCCTCACGCCAGAGGAACCGGACATAACTAGCACCAATTTAACCACGCCGAAAGCAGAGGAGACCTCCCTTGGTGTGGGCGCTCAGTCCCAGGCAGGTGTGGACGATGAACCATATGCCGACCAATCCacttttttccagcggcagttCGGCTCCATGCTGCAGCCAGGTGTCAACAAGTTTTCCCTGCGTATGTTTGGCAGTCAGAGAGGTGTAGCGGCCGAGCAAGCTAGGGTTAAATCCTTTGGAGTGTGGATTATCCACCCCTACAGTGACTTCAG GTTCTACTGGGACCTGGTGATGCTGCTGTTGATGATGAGCAACCTGGTGATCCTGCCCTGGGGCATCACCTTCTTCGAGGACCAGAACACTCCGCCTTGGATCACCTTCAACGTCCTCTCCGACACCCTCTTCCTGCTGGACCTGATCTTCAACTTCCGCACGGGGATCCCGGGGGAGGACGGCCACATCGTGCTGGACCCCAGGGAGATCCGTTCCCAGTACCTGCGCTCCTGGTTCGCGGTGGACTTCATCTCCTCCATCCCCGTCGACTACATCTTCCTCATCGTGGACATCGAGTCCCGGCTGGAGTCGACGGACGTGTACCGCACGGCGCGCGCCCTCCGCATCGTACGCTTCACCAAGATCCTCAgtctgctgcggctgctgcgcCTCTCGCGGCTCATCCGCTACATCCACCAGTGGGAAGAG ATTTTCCACATGACCTATGACCTGGCCAGTGCTGTGGTGCGGATAGTGAACCTGATTGgcatgatgctgctgctgtgccACTGGGACGGCTGCATGGCCTTCATGGTGCCCATGCTACAGGACTTCCCTCCCGACTGCTGGGTGGTCAAGAACAACCTGGTG AATTCCACATGGCACCTCCAGTATTCCTATGCATTGTTCATGGCCATGAGCCACATGCTTTGTATAGGATACGGTGCCCATCCTCCCGAGGGTATGAGCGATGTGTGGATGACCATCATGAGCATGATCGTTGGAGCCACCTGCTACGCCATGTTCCTGGGCCATGCCACCAACCTGGTCCAGTCCTTGGATGCATCTCGCCGACAGTACCAGGATAAG TACAAACAGGTGGAACAGTACATGTCCTTTCATAAACTTCCGGCGGATGTGAGACAGAGGATTCACGATTACTACGAACATCGATTCCAAGGCAAAATCTTTAACGAGGACAGCATCCTTGGAGAGCTTAGCGATCCGCTCAAAGAG GAGATCGTCAGCTTCAACTGCCGTGGACTGGTGGCCAACATGCCGCTGTTTGCCAATACCGACCCTCACTTTGTGACAGTGATCTTGACCAAGCTGCAGTTTGAGGTCTTTCAGCCAGGGGACCTGGTCATACGGGAGGGAACACTTGGTCGGAAGATGTACTTCGTCCAGCACGGCTGTCTCACCGTGCTCCCGCGTGGCGGGAAGCCGCTGCAGCTGAACGACGGGGCGTATTTTGGGG AGATCTGCCTGCTGACGCGGGGTCGGCGGACGGCGAGCGTCCGGGCCGAGACGTACTGCCGCCTGTACTCGCTGAGCGTGGACAGCTTCAACGAGGTGCTGGAGGAGCACCCGCTGATGAGGAGCGCCTTCGAGAGCGTGGCCATCGACCGCCTGGACCGGGCGGCGCGGAGGCCAAGTCactga